Proteins from one Falco naumanni isolate bFalNau1 chromosome 10, bFalNau1.pat, whole genome shotgun sequence genomic window:
- the RAE1 gene encoding mRNA export factor — translation MSLFGSTSGFGTGGTGMFGSTTADNHNPMKDIEVTSPPDDSISCLAFSPPTLPGNFLIAGSWANDVRCWEVQDNGQTIPKAQQMHTGPVLDGCWSDDGSKVFTASCDKTAKMWDLNSNQAIQIAQHDAPVKTIHWIKAPNYSCVMTGSWDKTLKFWDTRSPTPMMTLQLPERCYCADVVHPMAAVATAERGLIVYQLENQPSEFRRIESPLKHQHRCVAIFKDKVNKPTGFALGSIEGRVAIHYINPPNPAKDNFTFKCHRSNGTNTSAPQDIYAVNGIAFHPVHGTLATVGSDGRFSFWDKDARTKLKTSEQLDQPISACCFNHNGNIFAYASSYDWSKGHEFYNPQKKNYIFLRNAAEELKPRNKK, via the exons ATGAGTCTGTTTGGATCAACATCAGGCTTTGGGACAGGAGGGACTGGCATGTTTGGCAGTACAACTGCAGATAACCACAATCCAATGAAG GATATTGAAGTAACATCTCCACCTGATGACAGCATATCTTGTTTAGCATTTAGTCCGCCAACGTTGCCGGGTAATTTCCTCATTGCAGGATCATGGGCAAATGAT GTTCGCTGCTGGGAAGTTCAGGATAATGGACAGACAATTCCAAAGGCTCAGCAGATGCATACAGGGCCTGTTCTAGATGGCTGCTGGAGTGAT GATGGGAGTAAAGTATTTACTGCTTCCTGCGATAAAACTGCGAAAATGTGGGATCTCAACAGTAATCAAGCTATTCAGATCGCACAA catgATGCTCCTGTGAAGACTATCCATTGGATTAAAGCACCAAATTATAGTTGTGTGATGACAGGAAGCTGGGATAAAACTTTGAAG TTCTGGGATACCCGTTCACCAACACCTATGATGACGTTGCAGCTCCCTGAAAGATGTTACTGTGCAGATGTG GTTCATCCTATGGCTGCTGTGGCCACTGCAGAAAGGGGTTTGATAGTTTATCAGTTAGAGAACCAACCTTCTGAATTTAGAAGAATAGAATCTCCTCTTAAACACCAG CATCGCTGtgttgctatttttaaagacaaagtgAACAAACCTACTGGATTTGCCCTTGGAAGTATTGAAGGAAGAGTAGCTATTCATTATATCAACCCCCCAAATCC TGCAAAAGataatttcacttttaaatgtCATCGCTCCAATGGAACAAACACATCAGCACCTCAGGATATCTATGCT GTGAATGGTATCGCTTTTCACCCTGTCCATGGTACTCTTGCAACAGTAGGATCTGATGGTAGATTCAGCTTTTGGGATAAAGATGCACGGACGAAGCTAAAAACATCAGAACAACTTGACCAGCCAATATCTGCTTGTTGTTTCAACCATAATGGCAATATATTTGCATATGCTTCCAGTTATGATTGGTCAAAG ggtCATGAATTTTATAatccacaaaagaaaaactacatttttctgCGAAATGCGGCAGAGGAGTTAAAGCCTAGGAATAAGAAGTAG